The Lycium barbarum isolate Lr01 chromosome 12, ASM1917538v2, whole genome shotgun sequence genome includes a region encoding these proteins:
- the LOC132624371 gene encoding uncharacterized protein LOC132624371 encodes MAFQNAIVNRYGKIWCFWEDTLDCSVTSNSNQQITMNIKQLTTNITFWFTVIYAKTSTRKRKKLWHKLRQNSSQIDGPWAVLGDFNVILSPSEKKGGIPHRMSQSKDFITCLDDCGLADTGYSGNPFSWTNGRQKANMRVLYNEEWNDNMGISMNSWMEEVQGNAMWILQEKLKRLTKVLSKWSKEVIGNVFEKVKQYEQLIPDLEDKMDNDDSEENRQDLNRINVEYIKWAGSQDNMLQQKANIQRNEEGDACTKYFFSSIKHKRRRATLNRIKNLVGAWVEKNETIRDAAVQYFGNMFTKTAQIPDFGVLHHIEKLVKEEDNQRLNRFPKEGEIKKAIMDLSPNGAAGPDGINGLFFQKCWSIIKNYLINFVQSFYCGKRLTK; translated from the exons atggcttttcAGAATGCAATAGTCAATAGGTATGGAAAAATATGGTGTTTTTGGGAAGATACACTAGATTGCTCTGTTACTTCCAATAGCAATcaacaaatcactatgaatatcAAGCAGTTGACCACTAATATAACCTTTTGGTTCACAGTTATTTATGCTAAGACCTCAACCAGGAAAAGGAAAAAACTATGGCACAAGCTTAGACAGAACTCTTCTCAAATAGATGGTCCTTGGGCTGTCCTAGGAGACTTCAATGTGATTTTGTCTCCCAGTGAAAAGAAAGGGGGTATACCTCATAGAATGAGCCAAAGTAAGGATTTCATCACCTGCTTGGACGATTGTGGACTAGCAGATACAGGTTACAGTGGAAATCCCTTCTCTTGGACCAATGGTAGGCAAAAAGCCAACATGAGAGTTCTATACAATGAGGAGTGGAATGACAACATGGGCATCAGCATG AACTCTTGGATGGAGGAGGTACAAGGCAATGCTATGTGGATTCTACAAGAGAAGCTGAAAAGACTTACTAAAGTATTAAGTAAATGGTCCAAAGAAGTCATTGGAAATGTCTTTGAAAAGGTCAAGCAATATGAACAACTTATTCCTGACCTTGAAGACAAAATGGACAATGATGACTCTGAGGAAAACAGACAAGATCTGAATAGAATCAATGTTGAGTACATTAAATGGGCAGGCTCACAAGACAACATGCTACAACAGAAAGCTAATATCCAACGGAATGAAGAGGGAGATGCTTGCACAAAGTATTTCTTCAGCTCTATTAAACACAAGAGAAGAAGGGCTACTCTGAATAGAATCAAAAACTTAGTTGGAGCCTGGGTGGAAAAAAATGAGACCATTAGAGATGCAGCAGTCCAATATTTTGGCAATATGTTCACTAAGACTGCACAAATTCCAGATTTTGGAGTTCTTCATCATATTGAAAAGCTGGTCAAGGAAGAGGATAATCAGAGGCTGAACAGGTTTCCAAAAGAAGGAGAGATTAAAAAAGCAATAATGGATCTCAGTCCTAATGGTGCTGCTGGTCCAGATGGCATTAATGGTTTATTTTTCCAAAAATGTTGGAGTATCATTAAAAATTACCTGATCAACTTTGTGCAGAGTTTCTATTGTGGTAAAAGGTTAACAAAGTAA